In Heliangelus exortis chromosome Z, bHelExo1.hap1, whole genome shotgun sequence, a genomic segment contains:
- the LOC139790179 gene encoding sperm-associated antigen 4 protein-like, which produces MQRVSLKKVLLSIIILQLQMALGGVIFRSPVAVWAMWAVGLREGLAYALGADPEPLWKASALHDEPIQKTSALHMEQVEKMDLLVAKVAQLKAEFKHVKEQVEQAVSWMHSEHYKTSDWALQRSGATIDRKRTSKTYDYREGNRFWFYRSPNPPDTILQEDVSIGKCWPFQGQQGQVVIRLPARVHLTSITLQHNVDEASPSGMVISAPRDVSAYGLEENGEEEILLVKFTYDVAGTSIQTFPLKKAPFPTAFSLIKLAVMSNWENPAYTCIYRVQVHGQMAKPEGHS; this is translated from the exons AT GCAAAGGGTGTCTCTAAAGAAGGTATTACTGAGCATCATCATCTTGCAGCTCCAAATGGCGTTGG gtggtgttaTCTTCAGGAGCCCAGTAGCAGTGTGGGCAATGTGGGCTGTGGGACTGAGAGAG GGGCTGGCATATGCCTTGGGAGCAGACCCGGAGCCCCTGTG GAAGGCATCTGCTTTGCATGATGAACCAATCCAAAAGACATCTGCTTTGCACATGGAACAAGTCGAAAAGATGGACCTCCTGGTGGCAAAGGTGGCTCAACTGAAGGCAGAGTTCAAGCATGTGAAGGAG CAAGTGGAGCAGGCAGTGTCCTGGATGCATTCGGAACACTACAAGACGTCTGACTGGGCCCTGCAGCGCTCTG GTGCCACCATTGACAGAAAGAGAACGTCCAAGACCTATGACTATAGAGAAGGAAACCGGTTCTGGTTCTACCGCAGTCCCAATCCTCCGGATACTATTTTGCAG GAGGATGTTTCCATAGGAAAGTGCTGGCCTTTCCAAGGGCAGCAGGGTCAGGTTGTCATCAGGTTGCCAGCGCGAGTCCACCTGACGTCCATCACGTTGCAGCACAACGTGGATGAAGCCTCTCCTTCTGGGATGGTCATCAGTGCCCCCCGAGATGTCTCTGCCTAT ggactggaggagaatggagaggaagaaatccTGCTGGTTAAATTCACATATGACGTGGCAGGAACCAGTATTCAGACCTTCCCTCTCAAG aaggcGCCATTTCCCACAGCGTTCTCACTCATCAAACTTGCTGTGATGAGCAACTGGGAAAACCCAGCATACACCTGCATTTATCGAGTGCAGGTCCACGGGCAGATGGCAAAGCCAGAAGGccacagctga
- the LOC139790180 gene encoding sperm-associated antigen 4 protein-like has product MQRVSLKKVLLSIIILQLQMALGGVIFRSPVAVWAMWAVGLREGLAYALGADPEPLWKASALHDEPIQKTSALHMEQVEKMDLLVAKVAQLKAEFKHVKEQVEQAVSWMHSEHYKTSDWALQRSGATIDRKRTSKTYDYREGNRFWFYRSPNPPDTILQEDVSIGKCWPFQGQQGQVVIRLPARVHLTSITLQHNVDEASPSGMVISAPRDVSAYGLEENGEEEILLVKFTYDVAGTSIQTFPLKKAPFPTAFSLIKLAVMSNWENPAYTCIYRVQVHGQMAKPEGHS; this is encoded by the exons AT GCAAAGGGTGTCTCTAAAGAAGGTATTACTGAGCATCATCATCTTGCAGCTCCAAATGGCGTTGG GTGGTGTTATCTTCAGGAGCCCAGTGGCAGTATGGGCAATGTGGGCTGTGGGACTGAGAGAG GGGCTGGCATATGCCTTGGGAGCAGACCCGGAGCCCCTGTG GAAGGCATCTGCTTTGCATGATGAACCAATCCAAAAGACATCTGCTTTGCACATGGAACAAGTCGAAAAGATGGACCTCCTGGTGGCAAAGGTGGCTCAACTGAAGGCAGAGTTCAAGCATGTGAAGGAG CAAGTGGAGCAGGCAGTGTCCTGGATGCATTCGGAACACTACAAGACGTCTGACTGGGCCCTGCAGCGCTCTG GTGCCACCATTGACAGAAAGAGAACGTCCAAGACCTATGACTATAGAGAAGGAAACCGGTTCTGGTTCTACCGCAGTCCCAATCCTCCGGATACTATTTTGCAG GAGGATGTTTCCATAGGAAAGTGCTGGCCTTTCCAAGGGCAGCAGGGTCAGGTTGTCATCAGGTTGCCAGCGCGAGTCCACCTGACGTCCATCACGTTGCAGCACAACGTGGATGAAGCCTCTCCTTCTGGGATGGTCATCAGTGCCCCCCGAGATGTCTCTGCCTAT ggactggaggagaatggagaggaagaaatccTGCTGGTTAAATTCACATATGACGTGGCAGGAACCAGTATTCAGACCTTCCCTCTCAAG aaggcGCCATTTCCCACAGCCTTCTCACTCATCAAACTTGCTGTGATGAGCAACTGGGAAAACCCAGCATACACCTGCATTTATCGAGTGCAGGTCCATGGGCAGATGGCAAAGCCAGAAGGccacagctga